The Pimelobacter simplex genomic sequence CGCAACGCGGTCCCGTTCGACCCGCGCCCGCCGATGGTCACCTCCGGCCTGCGGATCGGTACGCCGGCCCTCGCCACCCGCGGCTTCGGCGCGGAGGCCTTCGCCGAGGTCGCCGACGTGATCGCCGAGGCGCTCAAGCCGTCGTACGACGAGGGCACCGCGGCCAAGCTCCGCGACCGGGTGGCGGCGCTGGCCGCCGCGCACCCGCTCTACCCGGGGCTGTCGTGACCGCGGTCGTGCCGGAGGGGCGCAAGCTCCTCCGGCTGGAGGCCCGCAACGCCGAGACCCCCATCGAGCGCAAGCCGTCCTGGATCAGGACCAAGGCGAAGATGGGCCCGGAGTACACCGCTCTGCACAAGCTGGTGAAGTCCGAGGGCCTGCACACGGTGTGCCAGGAAGCGGCCTGTCCCAACATCTTCGAGTGCTGGGAGGACCGCGAGGCCACCTTCCTCATCGGCGGCGACCAGTGCACCCGCCGCTGCGACTTCTGCCAGATCGACACCGGCAAGCCCCAGGCCCTCGACCGCGACGAGCCCCGACGCGTCGCCGAATCCGTCCAGACCATGGGCCTCAAGTACGCCACCATCACCGGCGTCGCCCGCGACGACCTCCCCGACGGCGGCGCCTGGCTCTACGCCGAGACCGTCCGCGCCATCCACGACCTCAACCCCGACACCGGAGTCGAGAACCTCATCCCCGACTTCAACGGCCGCCCCGAGCTGCTCACCGAGGTCTTCGAGTCCCGCCCCGAGGTCCTCGCCCACAACGTCGAGACCGTGCCGCGGATCTTCAAGCGCATCCGCCCCGCCTTCCGCTACGACCGCTCCCTGGACGTGCTGACCCAGGCCCGGGCCTTCGGACTCGTCACCAAGTCCAACCTCATCCTCGGCATGGGTGAGACCCGCGAGGAGGTCTCCCAGGCCCTGCGCGACCTGCACGAGGCGGGCTGTGAGCTGGTCACCATCACCCAGTACCTGCGCCCCAGCCCGCGTCACCACCCCGTCGAACGCTGGGTCAAGCCCGAGGAGTTCGTCGAGCTCGCCACCGAGGCCGACGAGATCGGCTTCAGCGGCGTCCTCTCCGGCCCCCTCGTGCGCTCCTCCTACCGCGCCGGACGGTTGTACCGTCGAGCCATGGAACGCAGAAGCCGGTGATCACGTGGCGCTGAGCGTCTTCGACCTCTACTCGATCGGCATCGGGCCGTCGTCGTCGCACACGGTCGGACCGATGCGCGCGGCCCGGATCTTCGCCGAGGGCCTCGCCGCCGACGGCGAGATCGGCACCGTCACCCGGGTCCGGGCCGAGCTCTTCGGCTCGCTCGGCGCGACCGGGCACGGGCACGGCTCGGTCAAGGCCGTCATCCTCGGGCTCGAGGGGGACGATCCCGCGACCACCGACACCACGACGTACGACGCCCGGGTGGCCGCGATCCTCGACCGCCAGGAGCTGCGGCTGGCCGGCAGCCACCCCGTCCGCTTCGAGGCCGACGACGTCGT encodes the following:
- the lipA gene encoding lipoyl synthase, with the translated sequence MTAVVPEGRKLLRLEARNAETPIERKPSWIRTKAKMGPEYTALHKLVKSEGLHTVCQEAACPNIFECWEDREATFLIGGDQCTRRCDFCQIDTGKPQALDRDEPRRVAESVQTMGLKYATITGVARDDLPDGGAWLYAETVRAIHDLNPDTGVENLIPDFNGRPELLTEVFESRPEVLAHNVETVPRIFKRIRPAFRYDRSLDVLTQARAFGLVTKSNLILGMGETREEVSQALRDLHEAGCELVTITQYLRPSPRHHPVERWVKPEEFVELATEADEIGFSGVLSGPLVRSSYRAGRLYRRAMERRSR